GCCGCGCCGTCGGTCTTGCCGAAGCGGCGATAGGCATACTTCACGCCGTTCGCCGCTTCGATGGTCAGGTTCGGAGCAGTCAGTTGCCCGTTCTTCGTCGTCATATTTCGTGTCCTTTCAGCTCGTGTATGGTTGATGCTCTTGATGGATTTCCTCATCCCCTTGGTGCCGAGGGGGCGCGGAGATACAGCCCACGCGACAGACCGTCTTTCACCGTCCTGGTGAGCTGATCGACGAGCACCTCGTCGGCCCCGGCCTCCACACCATCGAGCGCCAGTCGTGCGACCTCCTCGGCCGGCACCTCTTCGCGAGCACGGGAGCGAAGGCCTCGCTCACGGCGAGGGGCCCGAGGTAGCGAGCGAGCAGCGCTCTCGTGAGGCCGAGACCGAGGCCGCGATTGGCGCCTGTGACGAGTGCGACGGAGTGTCGGATGTCCATGAGGTCCTTTTTGCAAGGACCGAGGCCCTCCGGCCAGTGGCAGTAACGACAACGTTCGGTCTATCCTTGCCACATGCTCGTTCACATGGTTCTCGAGGGTGTAGCCGACAGTGCGCTCGGCGTGGGGCTCGACGTCGTCGGCACGGCGGCGGAGCTCATCGACGCCGGGCTCACGCCGTTGCCTCCTGGGACGAGGGTGCTGCGCCAGCGTGTGGTGTCGCTCGACGGCCGGCCAGTGCGTTCCGCCGCCGGGCGGACGGTCGCGGTGGACGGCGCGTTCAGCCTTCGCGGACTCCGCAAGGGGGATGTCGTCGTCTTGCCGGGGATGTTCGCGGCCAGTGGGCGAACCGTCGCGAAGTTGTTGGCCCGAAAGGACATTCAACTCGCCGCGGACCTCCTCGCGAAGGCAGCTGCCAAGGGCGTGATGCTCGCCGCGTCGTGCTCGGCCACGTTCGTGCTTGCCGCATCGGGCCTCCTCGAGGGGCGGACCGCGACGACAACGTGGTGGCTCGCCCCGCAGTTTGCTCGGATGTTTCCCAGGGTGTCGCTCGCGGCCGATCTCATGGTGGTCGACGCCGGGGAAATCCTCACCGCCGGCTCCGCGCTGGCCCACGCGGATCTCATGCTCGCGCTCGTCGCACGGCTGGCGGGGCCTTCCGTGGCGCATCTCGTGACACGCTACCTCGTCCTCGACGAGCGGCTCTCCCAGGCCCGCTATATGGTGATGGAGCATCTGCGCGTGTCCGACCCTGGACTGCGAGCGGTCGAACGTTTCATCGCGCAAAATATCGGCCGTCAGCTGTCTCTCGACGAGCTTGCCCGCGTGGCCGCGGTGTCTCCGCGGACGCTCGCTCGCCGGGTCCACGCGAGCCTCGGAGTGACGCCGCACGAGCTCGTGCAACGCATCCGCGTGAGTCGCGCGGCACATCTTCTCGAGACGACGCACGCATCGGTCGACGACATCGCCGCGCAGGTGGGCTATGCCGATGCTGCGGCCTTCCGCCGCGTCTTTCGTCGATTCGCGGGTGAGTCGCCTCGCCGACGACGTGGGCCGGCTGCCTGAGCTACTCGAATCCCCAGATGTCCTCCTCGGACATCGCGGGGCTTTCGTTTTGGGCCGAGGCCGCCAGCGGCACGTGGACGTCTACGGCTGCGGAGAAGGCCGAAGCACGCCGCGGAACCTCAGGTCACTCGGAGACTTCACGTACCGCCCGGGCGTCGTCCCCACGAGCCGCCGGAAGTGCCGCGTCAGCTGCGCCTGATCGTAGAAGCCGACCAATGGCGCGAGCTCGGAGGGCCTCACGCCGCGGGTGAGCAACTCCTTCGCGCGGGCGACGCGGAGATGCGTGAGGTACGCGTGTGGAGGCATCCCGATCTGCGCGCGGAAGGCTCGGCACAGATGGAACTTGTCGAAGTTCACGTGTGTCGCGAGCTCCTCCAGGGTGATCGGCTCCTCGAGCCGCTCGCGGATGAACGCCAGCGCACGTCGCACGGGGCGCGAGTGGTCCGACCGCACGCCGCGGGTCGCCACCAGCGCCTGGAGGGCCTCCGCGAGCGCCACCTCCAGCGTGAAGCGGTCCTCGCCGGAACAGGCCACGTCGAGCAGCCGATGGAAGGGCTCGGCCCGTGGGTCGCCGGGCTCGAACTGTGGCGTCACCTCGGCCTCTCCCTCGCGAACGACCCGGGCCACTTCGTCCGTCGGCAAGGTGACGACGGTGAAGACCGTGGGTCCGCGATGCAACAGGTGGCGCACCACGTCGCCCGGTTGCTTCAGGAGGATGCACCCGGGCACCGAGCGCCGGACGCGCCCGTTGCCCCACCACTCGGTGTCGCCCTCGTCGATGCGCCCGATGCCCCAGTGTTCCTTGAGGCCGGTGTGCAGCGATGTGGTCATGCCGCGCGCCACGCGCAGACCTGGAAGCGGAACGGGAAGCTCGGTGAAGCTCTCCATCGGCTCAGTGTAGCGTGGCGAAGACTCGAGCGCTTGGCGCTTCTTGGCGCGGCGTCCGTGCCAAGAAACGCCAAGCACCGGGCGCCGCGCGAGCGTAGGTACGAGCCATGCCCGAAAAACTGAAAATCGCTTTGGGTTGTATGGGGATGTCTGGTGTGTACGGCAAGACGGACGACGCGAAGAGCATCGCCGTCATCCACGCCGCCATCGAGCACGGCATCACCTTCCTCGACACCGGTGACTTCTACGCCGCCGGACACAATGAGCTGCTCATTGGCAAGGCCATCGCTGGCCGCCGGGACGAGGTCCAGCTCTCCGTGAAGTTCGGCGCGATGCGTGGGCCCGACGGTGCCTTCTTGGGGGTCGACACACGGCCTGTCGCGGTGAAGAACTTCCTGACCTACTCGCTGACGCGGCTCGGCACCGACCACGTCGACGTCTATCGCCCAGGGCGCCTGGACCCCGCGGTGCCCATCGAGGACACCGTCGGCGCCATCGCGGACCTGGTGAAGGCCGGCTACGTCCGGAAGA
Above is a window of Cystobacter fuscus DNA encoding:
- a CDS encoding GlxA family transcriptional regulator: MLVHMVLEGVADSALGVGLDVVGTAAELIDAGLTPLPPGTRVLRQRVVSLDGRPVRSAAGRTVAVDGAFSLRGLRKGDVVVLPGMFAASGRTVAKLLARKDIQLAADLLAKAAAKGVMLAASCSATFVLAASGLLEGRTATTTWWLAPQFARMFPRVSLAADLMVVDAGEILTAGSALAHADLMLALVARLAGPSVAHLVTRYLVLDERLSQARYMVMEHLRVSDPGLRAVERFIAQNIGRQLSLDELARVAAVSPRTLARRVHASLGVTPHELVQRIRVSRAAHLLETTHASVDDIAAQVGYADAAAFRRVFRRFAGESPRRRRGPAA
- a CDS encoding helix-turn-helix domain-containing protein, translated to MTTSLHTGLKEHWGIGRIDEGDTEWWGNGRVRRSVPGCILLKQPGDVVRHLLHRGPTVFTVVTLPTDEVARVVREGEAEVTPQFEPGDPRAEPFHRLLDVACSGEDRFTLEVALAEALQALVATRGVRSDHSRPVRRALAFIRERLEEPITLEELATHVNFDKFHLCRAFRAQIGMPPHAYLTHLRVARAKELLTRGVRPSELAPLVGFYDQAQLTRHFRRLVGTTPGRYVKSPSDLRFRGVLRPSPQP